A single window of Vigna radiata var. radiata cultivar VC1973A chromosome 4, Vradiata_ver6, whole genome shotgun sequence DNA harbors:
- the LOC106758513 gene encoding probable mediator of RNA polymerase II transcription subunit 37c, which yields MAEDKKGLVIGIDLGTTYSCVAVWQQQHNRVEIIHNDQGNNTTPSCVAFTDHERLIGDATTNQAALNPENTIFDAKRLIGRKYSDPLVQKDKMLWPFKVVSGVNDKPMISVKYKGQEKILSAEEVSSMILSKMRDIAEAYLEKPVKNAVVTVPAYFNDSQRKATMDAGAIIGLNVIRIINEPTAAAIAYGLDKRNDCVGGRNIFVFDFGGGTFDVSILTIETKVFQVKATAGNTHLGGEDIDNRMMNYFVEEMKRKSKVDISGNPRALRRLKSACERAKRTLSYAVTANIEVDNLFEGIDLYSSITRAKFEQINYDLFEECMYTVDSCLRDAKIEKNSVHEVVLVGGSSRIPKMQQLLQDFFNGKDLCKSVNPDEAVAYGAAVQAALLSEGIKNVPDLVLKDVTPLSLGISVKGDLMSVVIPRNTTIPIKKKQVFLTCEDDQFSVKIMVYEGERVKDSDNNLLGSFSISGFPPAPRGYPFGVTFAINENGILSVSAEEKVTGNRNEIIISNDKGRLSNAEISIMIKEAENYKSEDEKFLKKANAMNDLDDLVYKIGKALKREDISSKLSWKEKEDIMSKISRATDIVLNALESLVVSMKKLLYRDVDYQ from the exons ATGGCCGAAGACAAAAAGGGATTGGTAATAGGAATCGACCTTGGCACAACATACTCATGTGTTGCAGTATGGCAGCAACAGCATAATAGGGTGGAGATCATTCATAATGATCAAGGCAACAATACCACTCCTTCTTGTGTTGCTTTCACGGACCATGAAAGGTTGATAGGAGATGCTACTACAAATCAGGCTGCTCTCAATCCAGAGAACACCATCTTCG ATGCTAAGAGGTTGATAGGTAGGAAATACAGTGACCCCCTTGTTCAGAAAGACAAAATGTTGTGGCCATTTAAGGTTGTTTCCGGTGTCAATGACAAACCCATGATTTCTGTTAAGTACAAGGGCCAGGAGAAGATCCTTTCTGCGGAGGAAGTATCATCCATGATCCTCTCAAAGATGCGGGACATTGCAGAAGCATACTTGGAAAAGCCTGTGAAGAATGCAGTGGTTACTGTGCCTGCCTACTTCAATGATTCTCAGCGCAAAGCCACCATGGATGCTGGTGCTATTATAGGTCTCAATGTTATTCGTATCATCAATGAACCCACCGCTGCAGCAATTGCATACGGCCTTGATAAGAGAAATGATTGTGTTGGAGGgcgaaatatttttgtttttgacttTGGAGGTGGTACATTCGACGTGTCTATTCTCACTATTGAGACCAAAGTCTTTCAAGTTAAGGCCACTGCGGGAAACACTCACCTTGGGGGAGAGGACATTGATAATAGAATGATGAACTACTTTGTTGaggagatgaaaagaaaaagtaaagttgACATAAGTGGGAATCCACGTGCCTTAAGGAGGTTGAAAAGTGCTTGCGAGAGAGCAAAAAGGACACTCTCATATGCTGTTACTGCAAACATTGAGGtagataatttatttgaagGCATTGATTTGTATTCTTCAATAACCCGAGCAAAATTTGAACAAATCAATTATGATCTCTTTGAAGAGTGTATGTATACAGTAGATAGCTGTCTTAGGGATGCTAAGATTGAGAAAAACAGTGTGCATGAGGTTGTCCTTGTTGGTGGTTCTTCTAGGATTCCCAAAATGCAGCAGCTACTTCAAGATTTTTTCAATGGGAAGGATCTTTGCAAGAGCGTAAACCCTGATGAGGCTGTTGCTTATGGTGCAGCTGTGCAGGCTGCTCTGTTGAGTGAAGGCATTAAGAATGTTCCTGATTTGGTATTGAAAGATGTTACTCCGCTTTCACTTGGCATATCTGTAAAGGGGGATCTGATGAGTGTTGTGATTCCTAGGAACACAACTATTCCTATAAAGAAGAAACAAGTTTTTCTGACATGCGAAGATGACCAATTCTCAGTCAAGATTATGGTTTATGAGGGCGAGAGAGTGAAAGACAGTGATAATAATTTGTTGGGTTCTTTTTCTATTTCTGGCTTTCCCCCAGCTCCTCGTGGCTATCCTTTTGGCGTGACTTTTGCAATAAATGAAAATGGCATTCTTTCAGTTTCTGCTGAGGAAAAAGTAACCGGTAACAggaatgaaattataatatccAATGACAAAGGAAGACTATCAAATGCAGAAATTAGTATAATGATTAAAGAAGCAGAGAATTATAAGTCTGAAGATGAGAAGTTTCTTAAGAAGGCCAATGCAATGAATGATTTAGATGATCTTGTTTATAAGATTGGAAAGGCTTTAAAGAGAGAGGATATAAGCTCAAAGTTGAGctggaaagaaaaggaagatatAATGTCTAAAATTTCTAGAGCCACTGATAT TGTGCTTAATGCATTGGAATCTTTAGTTGTGTCCATGAAGAAACTATTGTACAGAGATGTTGATTATCAATAG